A genomic window from Halodesulfovibrio sp. includes:
- a CDS encoding efflux RND transporter permease subunit: MGISPLASQHRMQRSSDLPKSRGPVAWMAGNSVAANLLMFVLLIGGIVLGSSTTQEVFPEIEMDTISISVAYSGASPEEIERSIVQAVEESIQGIEGIEEITSTARENSATITAEVLDGADVDRVWQDIKTEVDRISTFPDEAESPRVTIDARKRSVLTLVLSGDVSELVLRDYATQLEDALLLSSEITQAEVTGVRDLETHIEISRNTLRKYNLTLTDIAKKIAQSSVEVGGGSLKTTQGEILVRVADRKLTAIDFKRIPVLTDVNGASIYLGDIAEIWDGVEDTHNWSSFNGHRAVSVDVYRIGSQTPVSVATAANAVVEKFQAELPPNITIGSHHNRYIMFKDRSELLLSNAYIGLALVFIFLALFLEIRLAFWVSLGIPISFLGAFVFLPFTDFSINMITMFAFIITLGIVVDDAIVVGENVYYHRNLGKSRLQAAIDGAKEVVVPVTFSVITNIITFLPLYFVPGTMGKIFKYIPIVVGIVFAISLIESLLILPAHLAHGSNRSRIPGLSWLIRFQQRFSLRFESFIAVKYGTFIRNLITYRYAVLGTSLAVLLLTVGFAMSGRLGMVLFPTVESDFAYSAITMPYGTPVHRMKEVEDQLVHSAYDVINANGGDTLSTGVFTRISNNVLKARIYLTPPDIRPASTSDITAKWRTAVGTITGADTVDFLADKGGPGSGKGVTIQLTHRDTAVLEKAAQELAYAMSLLKGVSDVDDGTARGKRQFNIKLLPAGEAAKLSSRDIASQLRNAFYGAEALKQQVGQDEVTVRVRLPEKERASVATFDDLVLKLPSGGEMLLRDAARITKGFAATSIARQNGKRIRKVTGNVTPRKLSGQVVTSVTTDILPELLHKYPSLNYSLKGKQADMRDSVRSLITGLLLTLLAIYALLAIPFKSYTQPLIVLLAIPFGMVGAIVGHVVMGYSLSLMSMFGLVALSGVVVNDSLVLVDFTNRLRREGYEAHEAVISGAIKRFRPILLTTITTCSGLAPMILETSRQARFLIPMAISLGFGILFATFITLILVPCFYLVFEDIANLFVTKASPTTEPANDSI, from the coding sequence ATGGGTATATCACCACTTGCTTCGCAGCACCGGATGCAGCGCTCGTCTGATCTCCCAAAATCGCGTGGGCCTGTTGCATGGATGGCAGGAAACTCTGTCGCAGCCAACCTCCTCATGTTTGTTTTACTCATCGGCGGTATAGTACTGGGAAGCAGCACCACGCAGGAAGTTTTTCCAGAAATTGAAATGGATACTATTTCTATTTCTGTCGCGTATTCCGGTGCAAGCCCTGAAGAAATCGAGCGTTCAATCGTACAGGCTGTTGAAGAATCCATTCAGGGCATTGAAGGTATCGAAGAGATTACATCCACAGCCAGAGAAAACAGCGCGACGATTACAGCAGAAGTACTCGACGGTGCTGACGTTGACCGCGTATGGCAGGATATAAAAACAGAAGTCGACAGGATTTCGACATTCCCAGACGAAGCAGAATCACCGCGTGTAACCATTGATGCAAGAAAACGCAGCGTACTCACGCTCGTTCTTAGCGGAGATGTTTCCGAGCTGGTATTGCGTGATTATGCAACGCAACTCGAAGACGCACTGCTCCTCAGTTCCGAAATTACTCAAGCAGAAGTAACCGGCGTAAGAGATTTGGAAACTCATATTGAAATCTCCCGTAACACTCTGCGAAAATACAATCTAACACTTACCGATATTGCAAAAAAAATAGCCCAATCCTCTGTTGAGGTCGGTGGTGGTAGCCTTAAAACAACGCAAGGCGAAATTCTTGTCCGTGTAGCTGACCGAAAACTTACCGCAATAGACTTTAAACGGATTCCTGTTCTCACAGATGTGAACGGGGCTTCTATTTACCTTGGTGACATTGCCGAAATATGGGACGGAGTTGAAGACACACACAACTGGAGCAGTTTTAATGGGCATCGCGCAGTCTCTGTCGATGTGTATCGAATCGGCTCACAAACACCAGTCAGTGTTGCTACAGCAGCAAATGCTGTTGTTGAAAAATTTCAAGCAGAACTGCCGCCAAACATCACCATCGGCTCTCACCATAACCGATACATCATGTTTAAAGACCGCTCCGAATTACTTCTCAGCAACGCGTATATCGGTCTTGCGCTTGTATTTATCTTCCTTGCTCTTTTTCTAGAAATCCGTCTCGCCTTCTGGGTGAGTCTTGGTATTCCTATTTCTTTCCTCGGTGCGTTTGTTTTTCTGCCTTTTACAGACTTCAGCATTAATATGATTACCATGTTTGCGTTCATCATAACGCTTGGTATTGTGGTGGATGATGCTATTGTTGTGGGCGAAAACGTCTATTATCATAGAAATCTAGGAAAAAGCAGACTGCAAGCAGCGATTGACGGAGCAAAAGAGGTGGTGGTTCCAGTAACATTCAGTGTTATCACCAACATCATTACTTTCCTTCCACTCTATTTTGTACCGGGAACTATGGGGAAAATTTTTAAATATATTCCTATAGTTGTCGGCATTGTCTTTGCGATTTCACTTATCGAAAGCTTACTCATCCTTCCGGCTCACCTCGCGCATGGAAGCAATCGTTCACGCATTCCGGGGCTTAGCTGGCTTATCCGCTTCCAGCAACGGTTCAGTTTACGATTTGAGTCCTTCATCGCTGTAAAATATGGCACTTTTATACGTAATCTTATTACGTACCGCTATGCTGTCCTCGGAACATCGCTTGCCGTTCTTCTTTTGACTGTTGGCTTCGCCATGTCAGGTCGGCTTGGCATGGTGCTTTTTCCAACTGTAGAGTCAGACTTCGCCTATAGCGCTATAACTATGCCCTACGGCACGCCCGTACATCGCATGAAAGAAGTAGAAGACCAGCTTGTGCACTCTGCCTATGACGTTATCAATGCGAATGGTGGAGATACACTCAGCACTGGTGTTTTCACACGTATCTCGAACAATGTTCTTAAAGCGCGTATCTACCTTACACCACCGGATATACGCCCTGCTTCAACATCTGACATCACAGCCAAATGGCGTACTGCGGTTGGCACAATTACAGGCGCAGATACAGTAGATTTTCTAGCAGACAAAGGGGGACCCGGTTCCGGTAAAGGCGTGACGATTCAACTCACGCACCGCGATACTGCCGTCCTTGAAAAAGCGGCGCAGGAACTTGCGTACGCTATGTCTCTCCTTAAAGGTGTCAGTGATGTCGATGATGGTACTGCTCGCGGCAAGCGGCAATTCAACATCAAGCTGCTTCCTGCCGGAGAGGCTGCAAAACTTAGCTCACGTGATATTGCAAGCCAGCTGCGTAATGCATTCTACGGCGCAGAAGCGTTAAAACAACAAGTCGGACAAGATGAAGTCACGGTGCGCGTACGTCTTCCAGAAAAAGAACGTGCATCTGTCGCCACCTTCGACGACTTAGTGCTCAAACTTCCATCCGGTGGTGAGATGTTGCTCAGAGATGCAGCACGCATCACTAAAGGCTTTGCCGCCACATCCATAGCCCGTCAAAACGGGAAGCGAATCCGCAAAGTTACCGGAAACGTTACGCCGCGTAAGCTTTCAGGACAAGTTGTAACCTCCGTTACAACCGACATCCTGCCAGAACTGCTGCACAAGTACCCGAGTTTGAACTATTCGCTCAAAGGAAAGCAAGCAGATATGCGCGACAGTGTTCGAAGCCTGATAACCGGCTTGCTGCTCACGCTACTTGCTATCTACGCGCTTCTGGCAATCCCGTTTAAAAGTTACACACAGCCGCTTATCGTTCTTCTTGCAATTCCATTTGGTATGGTTGGAGCAATCGTGGGGCACGTCGTCATGGGATACTCTCTCAGCCTGATGAGCATGTTCGGGCTGGTTGCCCTTTCCGGAGTTGTGGTCAACGACTCTCTTGTTCTTGTAGACTTCACCAACAGACTACGTCGCGAAGGCTACGAAGCGCACGAAGCCGTTATTTCAGGAGCAATCAAGCGCTTCAGACCAATCCTGCTGACAACCATCACAACGTGCAGCGGCTTGGCTCCTATGATTCTGGAAACATCGCGGCAAGCCCGATTCCTCATTCCAATGGCAATTTCACTCGGATTCGGCATCCTGTTCGCAACGTTTATCACACTTATTCTCGTGCCATGCTTCTACCTTGTGTTCGAAGATATCGCGAACCTCTTTGTAACTAAGGCATCGCCTACAACGGAGCCTGCCAACGATTCGATTTAA